The Gossypium hirsutum isolate 1008001.06 unplaced genomic scaffold, Gossypium_hirsutum_v2.1 scaffold_435, whole genome shotgun sequence region TAGATACCTGTAATCTAacactcaagccaacgtcttatGTCGCGACTTCTCTCGGACGCAAATCAAATATTTGAGATTTTGTGATCAAAAAACACATGCACTTCTCACAAAAATAATGCCatatttcaatgcaaacacaatggcggctagttcgagatcatgggtcagataatttctctcgtgtggcttcaattgtctcggcgcataggccacaactcgaccttcttgcatcaatacgcaacccaacccaagtagggatgcgtcactataaatgacaaactctttacccgattcgggttgcccAAATTGGgctcagtcaaatgagttttatTGATCGAGCTTTCTGAcatttccgtccattcgaacttaacatcctttgaaGTAGCTTGTCATGGTGTGCTATCTCGAGAAACTTTGACAATCTCGTAATACTGGCGAGCCTagagctccggacttcggtacaTTTCTCGGGCTTCCAGTtagtatggctgaaatttgctCGGTCAACTCGAtaccgatgcggataccacatgaccaagaagctaacctctcttaaccagaactcacacttacgaacttagcatataactgcttatcccgcaaaatttgcaacacttgcctcagatgctcagcatgttcggtctcatctcttgaatagaccaagatgtcatcaataaacataactacgaaccgatccaaatacggcctgaagatccgattcatcaaatccataaacaccgcaggggcattagtgagcccgaacggcatcactaagaactcgtaatgaccgtacctcgttctgaaagcagttttgggtacgtccgaatctcgaatccgcaactgataataacccgatctcaatctatctttgaaaacaccgatgctccctttaattgatcgaacagatcatcaatacgcggtaatggatacttattctttatcgtcactttattcagttgacgatagtcaatgcacaacctcatggttccgtccttctttttcacgaacaatactggtgcaccccagggtgagaaactcggtcgagcgaaacctctatccgttaattcttgcaactgagctttcaactcttttagctcggttagtgccatacgatacggagcgattgaaattggcgtagttccaggtacaagctcaataccaaactctacctcccgaacaggtggcaaacccggtaactcttcaggaaaaacatccgggtattcacaaaccaccggcaccgattcgggtttcttttccaactccttgtcatcaagtacatacgcgaggtacgctttgcaccctttccttacatatttctgggccaacattactaatattacagctggcaacccctttaagtccgcagactcaactcggattatttcgttatttgcgcacctcaaatcgatagtcttgcttttgcaattcacaaccgcatcatgcgcggttaaccaatccaaaccaagaataacatcaaactcatcgaacggcaaaagcatcaaatcggccggaaaacaggattctcggattattagagggcatctcttacacactttatcaacaagtacgcattgacccaacgggtttgatactcgaattacgagctcagtagactcaacaggtagagtcttactggttgctaaggtttcgcatacatatgaatgagtagaaccagggtcaatcaatgcaatcacattagtatcaaagagagtgaaggtaccagtgatgacgtcgggggaggatgcctcctctcatgcgcgaatggcatatgctctagcaggagtacggttctcggctcgatcggccgtatcagaggcccccctctgactaccacccctgcctcctaaaattctaggtcttgcaccttgaatcttattcttctcatccagctccgtgcaatctctaatgaagtggtccttcgaaccgcatccgtaacaggccctgctagtagacttgccccaacattcacctaggtgtcgtcttccacattggggacattcaggtttctagtgacgattattgcccacactagctactgaagtagctcgggagcccatcgatggtcttgccctgatggaaattcccgcagtcgccctcgacttattaatgtcctccctgaacttctttacagctgagaacggagctttacccgtcgatcttttacgataatctctagcttcaaattcagccttcctcttctcctttccaagttcttccgccttgcaggctcgttcgactagtgttacgaattcttttatttccaaaatacccattagtagctttaaatcttcattcaatccttcctcgaatcttttgcacatagcaacctcatcagctacacactcccgggcatacctactgagtcttacgaattcatgttcgtattcagatacagtcatacggccttgcttgagttccaagaactccttacgcttctgatcaatgaaccgttggctaataaatttctttcggaattccgtttgaaagaagtcccaagttactcgctcgttcgggactatggaaatcaaggtcctccaccaatagtaggctgagtctcgcaacaaagatacaacacattttagacattcgtcgggtgtgcatgacaattcatcgaacacccgaatggtgttatcaagccagaactcggccctttcggcatcatcagttactatggccttgaactcctcgaccccacgcttcctaatcaagtctacaggtggcttactcagcctcacaggatcagcgactgatggcattacaggctcttggggtggattattcaaatttgggaattgttggacagccgggttggttcgggcatattgcgcgacccactcattcatcatggtaaagaaggcttgtttagccccctcaccttgattattcgcagatgactgaggttcaacaggcggcgtcccttgtgcaggagcagccgctacgctctcaacgtcatccgctagggttctttcttcaccggggtccatttactaatcaaaacaaaaacatttcaaccgtcggaagtcatcacacatttaaacattaacattcggcatgtatagctagactcatacgcgctatggtagtcctagaaccgactaaaccatagctctgataccaatcaaatgtaccaccccgaacccgaaaccgacaccggagtcgaacacgaggtgttaactgactttaaccccttataaaatttattttccagacactggccaatctgtgtactagtcgttttaaaaatcatatcttgagtttcgtaactcgaaaatcagtttcgtgatttttcccagaaactagactcatgtgcccatctatatatttttttctagaatttttggtcgggccaattagtacagtttattagtcaaaatctcccatattgcaggggttgactacactgaccttttcccattacgacttgaatatctccctgcacggggcttcaatactgatgccttttgtttctatgaaaactagactcagagaggaatctgtacatatatggtacgacccctaattatctctggttaatttataatgaatttccaaattcggagcagggaatccagaaaccgttctggccctgtcccacaaaaatctgattatctcttaatatactgcccatatgatcttttcgttacttcctcatgaaaacagactcatcgagcttcgattacataatttattcatcaattaattccactcctactatttttagtgatttttcaatctcatgacactgctgctgccagcatctgttacgaaagtaactaggtccatttcatgcctacccttgatccaactcaatcgaacattcgtgccattttcgcatggcttaaagtttacatgccaaagttcaaacacaacgtaatagcttatacatgccaaaatgttcttctaagccaactaagaagaaagtaccaaaacttgctatccggtgtgatgacttcgatgacggcctgaccccgcaaaaatagatgagtccaagcaacctataatgggtgacaaggaaacaccgagtgagtttataactcagtaagtcataagcaatgcactaccatccatcaataacattatcacaagaggaaacaaaatggaacgagacaatttactccatccataccgaaccataccatagttcctccaacctatcgattcagtttcatatcaattcatgcattcacattccatatactcatcaataggacattgaggcattttcataaatcaatttattttcgttacaatcaaacgactaaacggcctttcacccatcctacgataaattttatgtacgtgacttcaagtatatttgtcacataggttcaaacttaccgagctcaacaccaagtataagcatagcacctattagccatgtactcaagacacttacctgATCCGCTgcccgcgatcgactcaatagtgtcgcacacatagtgtccataatgattcacgaatgtatattgagtccgcacactcagtgctatataatcaactcgcacacttagtgctacgtaatcaaatcgcacacttagtgctacatagtcaaactcgcacacttagtgccgcatggtcaattcgcacacttagtgcatcatattcatttcgcacacttagtgcaacatagtcaaatcgcacacttagtgctgtacaattcaatcccgcgcacttagcgccaatctcatggtcataaatggttatacccgcacgtttagtgccgagatcaacaactcagtacatcttacctcttttcttttcattcaacaatttcatcatcacatacgtacatgcaaatatatatatgtatatttattcattccattcagcatcaaaacataaacattatgaccatttgaaataataccaactacatgcttaatgacttacctcgtgttgggtaagacggttccaactcggctactcgatgaccttttctttgcctttgctcgattcacctcctttaactccttgagcttaatcaataatttaactagtttaaccaccttgccaaatatttacaatccaatttcacatgtatatgtatgttagtatattcggctaataacctcatgcaactaccatatcatcaaaatctaatcacccatgcacatgcattaggtaagttacctttgctaattttaaacccaacatcacacaagctctcaagggatggccgaatgcttcttttgttacccaactaatcattcgacaatttcatcccctttgccacccttttatgcctaattatctaaatcaagataagatcatcaacatgcctaaccatagccgaatgtgcaatattaatctatcacctctatctcttaaatactatcaagttcatttacttctaattcttaagttccacatcttaatgcccattatacataatcaaatttaacatcatctatatatttactcatatggccgaatatacatacccccatataatatcattttcattccatttaacacttaattccaccacataatcacttggccgattttgctagcatacaagcctatgaccgaatgtccttgacctctagtcacctagatttttattctttaagcctcatccaactcatatttttcattgacaacctccttaacttcaatttattcacatctttaatcatgctacattcgaccattatttaacaataattcatgcatcctttttattaaacactcaaaatcaaccatcttcatacctcatcaccaaagacatcaaaataccaaccaagaatgtaacattcatggccgaatatcatctccatcaattaacaaaatttgaaccatggctaggtagattttcacttacaacttaaaatatacatgaatctcaaagaataatatcaaacataccttagtctagcaaaccaccatagccgattttctcaagctttttccccttcctttctttccgctattcggccaaggatgttcaagaatgaacacttttttttttctttcttcaattcacggcaacaagggggtgagaccatgttattttttttttttgcatcacccttcctttcattatttaattatcatgcttattattttattttccttaccatacctcactaacacaacatgttggtgacatgtttccacccatagcatggccggccactacatattagggagggggaatttgacatgcaagtcccctttttcttccacatgcactaataggtcctcatgcattgacctatcacattttaaaattttctcatataagtcctattgactaaattcacatgcaatcgactaaatcgaagcttgaaattttcacacattcatgattacatattctagacaataaacatcacattcaaacctttcggtgactcagtttagcggtcccgaaaccacttcccgactagggttaattttgggctgtcacaatctcccctcaatttccctttaggagttttaggttttcctttatgttttgtattcattattcttctaagatgttttcctttttagttatgaactaaatcccctaaatatctgaggggaatgaaacctaagatgaatcttgttattattttctgaatagtatgataaatatttgactttttcttaattatgtgttcttaattcttgttttgatattccaagatattgattcaagataagctcttattcagaggaggaatagaccctgtctaagagtacaattgtcataattaagtggagttagttgcacgcctagagataggatgataagattttgtcggattagggtgaaacctaataaggggatccatagatcgagttaatgcagccctagggagttaattagaaagagatttcaattattcaacctagggttagacgttgttagtctcgagagggataataatataacttagagatttctacagatcaagtcaaatgaataaatcgttcgattcagagtcaaataacaagtgaagtctaggtggatttttccttaggtattgtcttaattcaatcgtttttccaaaagtaattccccaattctattttctgtgatttcttagtttggttaattagttagttaaaacaaaccccattattcttaggctagataataaaaagacagtcactactagtacttttagttcctttaggttcgacaatccggtcttgctaaaactatactactgttcgataggtacacttgccttcatcgtgataatagttagtttcaagaacgattcattataaatttataaaacttatcacacaaaaaTCACGATcaaccagattcagccataacgtctaagccgggtttggggtgtgaCACTAAATATTTTCTTCTTATTCATTGTTAAATTGAAAGCTAAggtttttagtttaataaatggaTGTTTCAACCTCCTAGTAAGTCGATAACTCTGCATGTTATGATATTTGAAAGAATAAAGATGTTAATAAGCATAATAAACAATAGAGTGTGTATAAGAGGTCTTGCATAGGGGTCATTTGTAATCAAGATGTTAGGAAACTGtctttaaatgatattttaatggAAGTTCGATGTTCTTTTAAGCAGTTGCTACTGGTTCAAGAAGGGCAATTGGAATTGGAACTCCAAGATACAGTAAAGGTGATTTTCAAGTGAATCTTTATCCTGACTCATGTATGTTAATTTACAATGGAAATTCATTTGTAGATGTCACCTCGAATAACTAGTAAGTGAGTGTGAAGTATCATAAAGTTGCTGCATGTTCATAAATGATTTATATGAGTTATTGCATAAATAAGATGATGTATGATATATGTGCATGTGAAATCAAGAATAAGATAGTATGAACTGGTCAGGCGTGTGAACGAATCTAGGCAAGTGTATTCTGTGTTAGATGAGCAATATATCCATTTGTGATGTCTCCAATATGGCAGGTACATTGCAATTTGGACAAGTAAATCATAATGACAAGGATAATACTCATGGTGTAGCCTTCAGTAAGATGTAAATCGAATTGACAGAACACGACATGAGGATCAGTAAGACCATGTGGCAGAGACCCATGAcattatatgaaaatgaaaagaCTCATGGTGTTAACTTTGGTGAGATGTAGACTAGACTGACAAATCACAACATGAAGatatgtataagaccatatgCGAGAACCCCATAACACCCTCTGAGATAGTTTTCTAGgacaataaacacataattctCTGTGACACCTGTGTGGAGTATTTTGTAAAGGCTTTGTGGTGTATTCTGTAAAGCCTTTTTGGCGTATTCTGATACCTGTGTGGCGTATTCTATGACACTTTTGTGGTGTGTTCTTTGAGGTCATGGCGAAATCTAGTCAACCGCTTATGTGGCAAGATCTGGGTAAGTTTCAAGACTTCTCTGTTAGATGAATCTATGATAAGAATTCAGTAAGTTTGAATATATCTTTGTTTGGTTTGCTTTTTGGGGAAATTGAACATGCCTTGGGGACATTTCCCGAAAGAATTCTTAACAGTGTTTTGAAGAGTGAATCTTACAAAATAACTAGTTAGAGAACTTGGCATATTCTTAGTATGATGGGTGATTTAAGTATTCATCAGATCTAATTTTGTTTACACTATGTGAGGAGGTTATCTAAATTCTCTAGTATCTGCCCAATCTGAGTAATTTTGGGTTATGGATAATGGTTATCTAGAATTTAAGTTGTCTGCCAAATTAGGCGTTCTCATAAGAGGTAATGTGATTGTCTAGGATTCCATGGGATGATTTATAATGCGTCATCCATCAAAATAAGTTGTAAGATGGGTCAGTTAAGATATAATCTGATAGTAATCTGataattttcaattcactataagACTCTACCAAATGTAGGATCTGTATGAAGTTCATCTTAAAGATCAACTAGTTTAAGTATCCGCCAAGAATAATATCTGTGAGCACCTGATCTTGGGAGTAGTATTAAACACCCGTCAGTGTGTGAATCCATCAAAAGTAGGTTCTGTATGGAGAGGtgcatttctttttctaaaaAGGTAATGAGATTTTCTTTGAGTGGTGAAATATGGAATCTGCCCAATGAGTGAATTGTATGTAGGTTGGTCAAGTATGGAATTTGGCGTATATGTATAAACCCGATATCAAGAAAGCATCCACCAAGGATAGAAAGGAAATCTAGAATCTTCAAGATGAAGAATTCAACAACAAATGTTTCAAGGTAATCTAGGTAACAACTCACTAAGTTCGTTTGAACTTACATGTGTTTGTTTATGTTGTAGGTTCCACTTAAAGAGTGGGTAAACCGAGAGGGCCTAAACTAGGATTTCACCAAGGCAGCAGTTGAGTTGCAATATTATGCATATAGAGGGCATCATAGGAGTATGGTGTTTAGTCCATTATATCATGAAGAGtctatttttaacaaaattttaagtgCAACATCATATGCTATTTTTGAAAGTCTAatgtaaattttaaacattttctcTTATAAAGTTTTGGCTTTAAGAAtagtaaataaagaaataaaaattatgttttaaaatgacTCTATGCCTATTGTAAAATTTCTACTAAGTATTTATGTGTTGTAACATTCAATATATGGATCcagtgtgtaacaccctaaacccgacctagatgtcCAGACCAAGTTTAGAGGGTTACATCAATGATACTAAAACACCACATTTATCACACAGATAGAATAAACAATTTAATACATAATATCCAACACTGCAATTAAGTGAGTGTATAATCTTTCCAAACATCATAACATTTCCTAATAGTAGTATTTAAATGAAAGATAAAAGTTTGATCGAGATTCCACAGCGTCGACCAATTCAATTTTGGAATCCACTTGAAATTCAGTTCATAACAAGGTGATTTGTGAACTCAATGCTTAAAAGAATTTTGTTCAACTAAAACAAATTTGTCAAATAGTTTCCAATTTCAAAGATTCAATTTGGTAAGAGAGGCATTTCCAGTTTAGATTTGAGACAAATTAATTATAGATGCAGAAACAATTTCAGTTTCATGTACAGTACAGATCAAATTCAGATACAGATATTCCTAacccccatccactacacactaTCTTTGGCAATCCCAACACACCGTTAAGGGCGTTCAATGCCCAGCCATCTGTCTAACATGTTTATAGAAATGTAGTTTAGTTGCTAGATCATAATGCGACAAAATGCTAGAATCAGAATTATACACATGGTGGCTTAGCCACTAATTTAGAGTAGATTACTTCCTTTTCACAATATCCCGACCCATGTAGATGCAGTATACAAATATTCACAATAAGAATTCCGTTATTCTAAATTGTTTCACAAGTAGATAACACCGTTCAGTACCAAATTTAGTATCACAGTGCACCTACAGTTATGGTATTCATACATTTGTCATACAATCTCAGAGAGTTCTCGCTCCGTCAATTCAGGTCATTCATACAATGGGGAAGTCAATATCAATATTTGGCAACATTTACAGCCTCAAAATGGGTTTTAGGCCCTTTTTACAtgccacatggcctagacacatgcccatgtccctgccagtatggctcacacggcctgggcacactcCCATGTCCTCTACCCATGTGGTTTTGAAATGTAAACCACGTCCGTATCCTTGCTGATATgattcacacagcctgggcacatgcctgtgtgcttacCCATGTGGTCCTAACTctcaaatagtgagttacacgacctaaaCACACACATGTGTCCTTTacccgtgtgaaccctgcactaacatggccacacacggcctagacacatgcctgtgtggctccAAATCAATGAACAATGAGTTACATGACCACACACACGGCCTGTCACATGACAGTATGGTACACATGGCTTAGGCACACACCCTTGTGTCTGGCCATATGGCATCAACAGCTATTTTTTCGGTGATCGAAATTCacgaaaaatgaattttttgacACACATCTGAAGACATTTCGAAGTAACAACATCGCAAAGGATCCTGGAAGCCTAAAACAACAATTCAGCCATTTAACCAACAGAATTTCCCGATTACTCACATAATGCCTATGTCGAAAGTTTTGACATGAAACCTTCAACAAACTCAAACTCACCCAAACTTTAGTGACAATCATGTAAATTGTCATGTTGCTATTCCTTACTGCCAATATTCCCGCCTATTAGAGAAACAAATGATTGTTTATCAGAAATTCCCACATCTCACAAAATACCCAATTCAAACCAtattacaaaaatgaaaaaaatagtggAAACGTACACATGGACAATTACTTACTCGATAGCCTTCTAACCAACGGCTAACAACAAAACTCAGTTAATCTCCTATCCCTTACGACTACgattaacaaaaaataaagaaacgaaaaagaacaaaagagaaaaaataaaaggaatgaagatgaaatgaaaagaaaactaaaagaaaagaaaagaaaaggactaacGTTAATTAACTTTTTAACTTCCAAGTAGGTTTCTAGCATTTGGAAAAAATTTCTTATCGACCTCtcagggattcaaacacaggacctaACAGAATACAAATGTTTAACCTAGGAACCAGTAGTCTCATTCTTAACACAAATTCATACTGAATTCAACTTAAGTAGTCCATTCCAGGATAACAGTTaacttgaattaaaataaaaaaattcttaaggATGCGACTCGAACTCCTGACCACGATCACATAAGCAAAGCACAGAACCACAGATACAGAGAATTTTAAGcaaaacctaaaattttggggcgttacaattctcccccctaaaagaaatttcaaccttGAAATTTACATAACTCAAACAGATACGGGTATTGTTGCCAAATTAAAtcttcaggttcccaagtagcttcttcagtCTCGTGATTTTGCCACAAAACCTTAACCAAGGGAACACTCTTCTTCATCAATACCTTGACGTCACAATCTATGATTTGTATAGGTTCATCCTCGAATGTTAAATCTAGTTGCAACTCGATCTCATTGGCGGGAAAAATCTGTGATGGGTCAAATTGATATCGTCTCAACATcaagacatgaaacacatcatgaattcgcTCTAACTCCTGCGGTAGTTCTAACTGATATGTATCAGGTCTGACACATTTCAAAATGCGATGAGGTCTAATGAATCTCAGGATTAGCTTGCCCTTGCGTCCAAATtggagaacctttttccacggtgatACCTTTAGAACTTGATAACCTAAAGAAAATTCaatatcctttctttttaaatcatcataagacttttgtcgatcagAGGTGGCTTTCAGACTATCATGAATCACTTTCATAATACTCTCAGTTTTAGAAACCAGTTCGGGACCCAATATCCAACATTCACTTAATTCAGTCCAACATAGAGTACGACACCTaagaccatacaaggcctcaatagggagccatttgaatactagactggaagctgttattatatgcaaactcaGCCAATGGTAGGTAATCTTCCCAACTACCCTGGAAATCTATTACACAACCTCaaaacatatcttctaaaatctaaatAACTCCCTCAGACTgtccatcggtctgagggtgataAGAAGTGCTAAAATTAAGTCGAGTACTTAAGGCCTCATGAAGTTTCTTCTAAAATCGATATCTGAATCAtggatctctatcagagataatTGAGACTGGAATCCCGtgtagtcttacaatctcagcaATATACAGTTTAGCTAACTTTTGCATAGAATAGACCATTCTAATAGGAATGAAATGCgtggacttggtcaaccgatcaacaatgacccaaactgaatctttcttagCGGGGGTTAaaggtaacccactaacaaaatccattgtcaccCCTCCCACTTCCACTGAGGAATCTTAACTGGTTGAAGCAAACCAGAGGGAAACTGATGTTTAGCCTTAACCTTTTGGTATGTTAGACAGTGGGACACAAAAGTGACTATCTCCCATTTCAATCCAGGTCACCAATA contains the following coding sequences:
- the LOC121226788 gene encoding uncharacterized protein; this encodes MDFVSGLPLTPAKKDSVWVIVDRLTKSTHFIPIRMVYSMQKLAKLCRTLCWTELSECWILGPELVSKTESIMKVIHDSLKATSDRQKSYDDLKRKDIEFSLGYQVLKVSPWKKVLQFGRKGKLILRFIRPHRILKCVRPDTYQLELPQELERIHDVFHVLMLRRYQFDPSQIFPANEIELQLDLTFEDEPIQIIDCDVKVLMKKSVPLVKVLWQNHETEEATWEPEDLIWQQYPYLFELCKFQG